The proteins below are encoded in one region of Polycladomyces zharkentensis:
- a CDS encoding lanthionine synthetase C family protein translates to MGEGLTGCSGINPVLADRAMEISQTISERLIDPIAVRRIVKQPDNVSVTGATPWGDISLSHGYPGCVLLFAHWDWYEPGQQWDYHAHQHILQIKEYLEEKGAGSISLFSGLSGVAFACQAASREGERYVRFLDLVNTAIIREVDRLIERDRERRKKERGVSPKVYDVISGLSGIGRYLLNNPQNGELSLALEKVLHYLIELCEMTEVDNHMVPGWFIPRKYQFLEREMTLFPHGNFNCGMAHGIPGPLALLSLASLRNYRVDKQLETIRNISDWLLRRMHEDEYGPLWPDRIRFEDEIQEKKSEKYFTREAWCYGTPGVSRSMYLAGKALEDDDLKDIAIRSLKASLSRPEELQKLESPTFCHGKTGLMQILIRMAWETGEECFIQHAETLAVQVMGMFQEEAPFGYQDIEGGKRLDKAGLLEGVSGIGLALMSLKDEKYWDWDAAFLIS, encoded by the coding sequence TTGGGCGAGGGACTGACGGGTTGCTCGGGAATCAACCCGGTTCTTGCTGACAGGGCAATGGAGATAAGCCAAACCATTTCCGAAAGATTGATCGACCCGATCGCTGTAAGGCGGATTGTCAAACAACCGGACAATGTTTCGGTAACGGGGGCGACTCCTTGGGGGGATATCAGTCTTTCTCATGGCTACCCGGGGTGCGTTCTCCTGTTTGCCCATTGGGATTGGTACGAACCCGGGCAGCAGTGGGATTATCATGCGCATCAACATATTCTGCAAATAAAAGAATATTTGGAGGAAAAAGGGGCCGGGAGCATTTCGTTGTTTTCGGGTCTTTCAGGAGTTGCTTTTGCTTGTCAGGCTGCTTCGAGAGAGGGTGAACGATATGTCCGTTTTCTCGACTTGGTCAATACCGCCATCATCAGGGAAGTCGATCGGTTGATAGAAAGGGATCGGGAACGCAGAAAAAAAGAACGAGGGGTGAGTCCAAAAGTTTATGATGTCATTTCCGGATTGAGCGGTATAGGCAGATATTTGCTCAATAACCCTCAAAACGGTGAGTTGAGCCTGGCCCTTGAAAAAGTTCTCCACTATTTGATCGAGTTGTGCGAAATGACAGAAGTGGACAACCATATGGTTCCGGGATGGTTTATCCCTCGGAAATACCAGTTCCTCGAACGGGAAATGACCCTGTTTCCTCATGGAAACTTTAATTGCGGCATGGCACATGGCATTCCGGGTCCGCTCGCTCTCCTGTCATTGGCTTCACTCAGAAATTATCGAGTGGACAAGCAATTGGAAACGATCCGGAACATCAGCGATTGGTTATTGAGAAGGATGCATGAGGATGAATACGGTCCATTGTGGCCTGACCGGATTCGGTTTGAAGATGAGATACAGGAGAAAAAATCGGAAAAATATTTTACTCGAGAAGCATGGTGTTATGGAACTCCCGGGGTTTCCCGCTCCATGTATCTGGCTGGAAAGGCATTGGAGGATGACGATCTGAAAGACATTGCCATACGGTCGTTAAAAGCGAGTCTGTCCAGACCGGAGGAGTTGCAGAAACTTGAATCCCCCACTTTTTGTCACGGAAAAACGGGTTTGATGCAGATATTGATCAGGATGGCTTGGGAGACCGGGGAGGAATGTTTTATTCAGCATGCGGAAACACTTGCGGTGCAGGTGATGGGCATGTTTCAGGAAGAGGCCCCGTTTGGATATCAGGATATCGAAGGTGGAAAAAGATTGGACAAAGCGGGGCTGCTGGAAGGCGTCTCGGGTATCGGATTGGCATTGATGAGCCTGAAGGACGAAAAATATTGGGATTGGGATGCAGCCTTTCTTATTTCATAA
- the nadB gene encoding L-aspartate oxidase gives MRTVQTDYIVVGSGIAGLMTGLLLGNTGEVIILTKAREEASNSFRAQGGIAAAIGEGDSPELHREDTLRTGVQHCDPTSVDVLVNMAPKTIQLLMELGAKFDRDGEQWALGREGSHSASRILHAEGDATGAAITRALLQQVAKRPHVNLISHTMVVDLVVSDGECVGVLAADAEAGATLYLARGVVLATGGCGQVYRYTTNDLVSTGDGFAMARRAGVPLMDMEFVQFHPTALAVEQNPMFLVSEAVRGEGATLINDRGEAFMQRYHAWGDLAPRDEVSRAIYSEMQKGRRVFLDAGVIGERFARRFPTIERHCQAHGINPASDPIPVTPAAHFIMGGIRTDSYGQTPLTRLFACGEVACTGVHGANRLASNSCWRAPYFPSAWRNGWRICRRGRKCRITCLL, from the coding sequence ATGCGAACGGTACAAACGGATTACATCGTGGTGGGCAGTGGAATCGCGGGATTGATGACCGGCCTGTTACTGGGAAATACGGGCGAAGTGATCATACTCACCAAAGCACGTGAGGAAGCGAGCAATTCGTTTCGGGCGCAAGGCGGGATTGCCGCCGCGATCGGCGAGGGAGATTCTCCCGAACTGCATCGGGAGGATACTTTGCGGACGGGCGTTCAGCATTGCGATCCCACATCGGTGGATGTGTTGGTCAATATGGCACCCAAAACAATTCAATTGCTGATGGAGTTGGGTGCGAAGTTCGATCGTGACGGCGAGCAATGGGCATTGGGACGCGAAGGTTCCCACAGTGCATCGCGCATTCTGCATGCCGAAGGGGATGCGACGGGTGCGGCCATCACCCGGGCATTGCTTCAGCAGGTGGCGAAGCGCCCGCATGTCAACCTGATCTCCCATACGATGGTGGTGGATTTGGTCGTATCCGACGGAGAGTGTGTGGGTGTACTTGCAGCCGACGCCGAAGCCGGTGCGACGCTGTATTTGGCGCGAGGCGTCGTGCTGGCCACGGGTGGTTGCGGACAAGTGTACCGATATACGACGAATGATCTCGTATCCACGGGTGACGGGTTTGCCATGGCCCGACGAGCGGGCGTGCCGCTGATGGACATGGAATTCGTACAGTTTCATCCCACTGCGTTGGCAGTGGAACAAAATCCGATGTTTTTGGTTTCGGAAGCGGTGCGCGGTGAAGGTGCCACCTTGATCAATGACCGTGGTGAAGCATTCATGCAGCGATATCATGCGTGGGGCGACCTGGCACCCCGGGATGAAGTGTCGCGGGCGATTTACAGTGAAATGCAGAAAGGTCGCCGCGTCTTTCTGGATGCCGGCGTGATCGGTGAGCGGTTTGCCCGTCGATTCCCCACGATTGAGCGCCATTGCCAAGCGCACGGTATCAATCCGGCAAGCGATCCGATTCCTGTCACACCTGCCGCACATTTTATTATGGGCGGAATACGGACCGATTCATACGGGCAAACGCCGCTTACTCGCCTGTTTGCATGCGGGGAAGTGGCATGCACCGGCGTTCACGGTGCCAACCGTTTGGCGAGCAACTCCTGTTGGAGGGCGCCGTATTTTCCCAGCGCGTGGCGGAACGGATGGCGCATCTGCCGCCGCGGGAGAAAGTGCCGGATCACGTGCCTGCTGTAG
- the nadC gene encoding carboxylating nicotinate-nucleotide diphosphorylase, producing the protein MNPLELDAVIRTALNEDVGPGDITTEALADEHHESAAVFIAKQPGVIAGLPVAERVFRLLDADVRFERLVEEGDEVTAYTAVARVIGLTRALLTGERVALNFMQRMSGIATVTRQVVRQVEGLDCVILDTRKTTPGLRMLEKYAVRVGGGTNHRYGLSHGVMIKDNHVALAGSLEAAVRRVRERLGHMVQVEVECDTLEQVREVLKLDVDAILLDNMEPAELREAVRLIDGRVWTEASGGITPDNVREVAETGVNGISLGWLTHSAKAMDIGLDWTGEKGDER; encoded by the coding sequence ATGAACCCGTTGGAACTGGATGCTGTCATCCGAACGGCATTGAATGAAGACGTCGGACCGGGAGACATCACAACGGAAGCCTTGGCGGATGAACATCATGAGAGCGCGGCTGTTTTCATCGCCAAACAACCGGGTGTCATCGCCGGTCTTCCCGTGGCGGAGCGCGTGTTTCGCCTGTTGGATGCGGATGTGCGGTTTGAACGGTTGGTGGAAGAAGGAGATGAAGTGACGGCATACACCGCTGTGGCCCGCGTGATCGGACTGACGCGCGCCCTGCTTACCGGGGAGCGTGTCGCGTTGAACTTCATGCAGCGGATGAGCGGCATTGCGACAGTGACCCGCCAGGTCGTGCGCCAAGTGGAAGGGTTGGACTGCGTCATCCTCGACACCCGCAAAACGACGCCGGGACTGCGTATGTTGGAAAAGTACGCCGTACGGGTCGGCGGCGGCACCAACCACCGCTACGGTTTGAGTCACGGTGTCATGATCAAGGACAACCATGTGGCGCTGGCCGGCAGCTTGGAAGCGGCTGTTCGCCGCGTGCGGGAACGCCTGGGGCACATGGTGCAGGTGGAAGTGGAGTGTGACACGTTGGAACAGGTGAGGGAAGTGCTGAAACTGGACGTGGATGCCATTCTCTTGGACAACATGGAACCCGCCGAGCTGCGGGAGGCAGTACGGTTGATCGACGGCCGGGTGTGGACGGAAGCCTCCGGCGGCATCACACCGGACAATGTCCGGGAAGTGGCGGAAACCGGCGTCAACGGCATTTCGCTCGGCTGGTTGACGCATTCGGCCAAGGCGATGGATATCGGTTTGGATTGGACTGGAGAAAAGGGGGATGAGCGATGA
- the nadA gene encoding quinolinate synthase NadA: MIDMLTAVHQDLPEEYRTLSDQELDRRILEAKRRLGSDLVILGHHYQRDDVIQFADYRGDSLKLAKIAEKLHDVKYIVFCGVHFMAETADTLTTDEQIVVLPDMKAGCSMADMADIDEVEEAWEVIQDEFGDTVIPVTYVNSTAAIKAFVGRHGGTTCTSSNAEAVLKWAFERKKRILFLPDQHLGRNTAYKMGITLEQMVIWAPETGEFEDYHCDREDVRMILWKGHCSVHQKFLPEHVHRVRERDPEMKVIVHPECSFEVVQLADDNGSTDYIIRTIEAAPPGSKWAIGTEVNLVQRLAQEHPEQKIMLLSTTMCPCLTMNRIDRPHLLWALENLVEGNVVNQIKVDPETTHWSKVALDRMLAIQ, translated from the coding sequence ATGATTGACATGTTGACCGCGGTGCATCAGGATTTGCCGGAAGAATACCGCACGCTCTCCGACCAGGAACTGGATCGCCGCATCTTGGAAGCGAAGCGCCGGCTCGGATCGGATTTGGTGATCCTGGGTCATCACTACCAGCGGGATGACGTGATCCAATTCGCCGACTACCGTGGGGACTCGCTGAAACTGGCCAAGATCGCGGAGAAACTGCACGATGTCAAATACATCGTATTCTGTGGCGTTCACTTCATGGCCGAAACGGCCGACACACTGACCACGGATGAACAGATCGTCGTGTTGCCCGATATGAAAGCGGGCTGCTCCATGGCTGACATGGCGGATATCGACGAGGTGGAAGAAGCGTGGGAAGTGATTCAGGACGAGTTTGGTGATACGGTCATCCCGGTTACCTATGTGAACTCCACGGCGGCGATCAAGGCGTTCGTCGGTCGTCATGGCGGGACGACCTGTACGTCCTCCAACGCGGAGGCCGTGTTGAAATGGGCGTTTGAGCGGAAAAAGCGCATCTTGTTCCTGCCTGATCAGCATCTGGGACGCAACACCGCGTACAAAATGGGCATCACGCTGGAGCAAATGGTTATCTGGGCTCCGGAAACGGGTGAATTTGAGGATTACCATTGTGATCGGGAAGACGTGCGCATGATCCTGTGGAAAGGACACTGCTCCGTACACCAAAAATTCCTGCCCGAACACGTGCACCGCGTCCGCGAACGCGATCCCGAAATGAAAGTGATTGTTCATCCCGAGTGCTCGTTTGAAGTGGTGCAACTGGCAGATGACAATGGTTCCACCGATTACATTATCCGCACGATTGAAGCCGCTCCGCCGGGAAGCAAGTGGGCGATCGGCACGGAAGTCAATTTGGTTCAACGCTTGGCCCAAGAGCATCCGGAACAGAAAATCATGTTGCTCAGCACGACCATGTGCCCCTGTCTGACAATGAACCGGATCGACCGTCCGCATCTGTTGTGGGCGCTGGAAAACCTGGTGGAAGGCAATGTGGTCAATCAGATCAAAGTGGACCCGGAAACCACTCACTGGTCCAAAGTGGCACTGGATCGGATGCTGGCTATCCAATGA
- a CDS encoding nitroreductase family protein produces MSMSVKEAMETRRSIRKYAQEPIPREDIEEMLRLASLAPSAWNIQPWRFIVVMDPEKKRELHLAANRHPQVKSAPVVIILTSDMEDAIAHIEECIHPDMPEEGKQWLKETIPKVFGAQSAEQRGQWGVAQSNIVLGYLLIAIRSLGYDSSPMYGYNPERIRQLFDLPSHVQIPAIIAIGKRAEEGHSHHRHPLHRIVRYV; encoded by the coding sequence ATGTCCATGTCCGTAAAAGAGGCGATGGAAACACGCCGCAGCATTCGCAAATACGCACAAGAACCCATTCCCAGGGAAGATATCGAGGAAATGTTGCGCTTAGCCAGCTTGGCACCCAGTGCGTGGAACATACAGCCCTGGCGTTTTATCGTTGTGATGGATCCGGAGAAAAAAAGGGAATTGCATTTGGCTGCCAATCGACACCCCCAAGTGAAAAGTGCTCCAGTCGTTATCATCCTGACAAGTGACATGGAAGATGCCATTGCCCATATCGAAGAGTGTATCCACCCGGACATGCCGGAAGAGGGGAAACAATGGTTAAAAGAAACCATTCCAAAAGTATTTGGAGCGCAATCAGCCGAGCAACGAGGACAGTGGGGAGTTGCGCAGTCTAACATTGTCCTTGGATATCTGTTAATTGCGATTCGCAGCTTGGGTTATGACTCCTCGCCCATGTATGGATACAATCCGGAACGGATACGCCAGTTGTTTGATCTGCCAAGCCATGTGCAAATTCCTGCGATTATCGCCATTGGAAAACGGGCGGAGGAAGGGCATTCGCATCACCGTCACCCGCTGCACAGGATTGTCAGGTATGTGTAA
- a CDS encoding lysophospholipid acyltransferase family protein, protein MYEWIARCTKNERWMQAVTQWLRQMPLPLVERMCRWGGLLLYAVGFAMRRKIRENLSRLLPERTSGQIRRIVRRYFEHGVLTLYEILVDVPSELVGSRARFTVEGEEHLRRVLESGKGAILFTPHVGNYFYYYWYFSQRYPCLTVVTAGSDELRPLYLRMQALGCQGLDYDNTPPLTLLRRLRQHLREGGVILLLGDFWRPNFPHALMFGRQTRSPRGAALMALEERVPVIPFYGYREQGFCHRVVIEPPVHLYKYFDSGQTLEATNRLNGFLERAIRACPEQWFYWFDVDRRFDSAGDWVVDDGGSSDEIDPVSVSP, encoded by the coding sequence TTGTACGAATGGATCGCCAGATGTACGAAGAATGAACGGTGGATGCAGGCAGTCACGCAGTGGTTGCGGCAAATGCCGCTCCCGTTGGTTGAACGGATGTGCCGGTGGGGGGGCTTGTTGCTCTATGCGGTGGGTTTTGCGATGAGACGGAAAATACGGGAAAACCTGTCCCGATTGTTGCCGGAACGAACTTCCGGGCAAATCCGTCGCATCGTCCGGCGGTATTTTGAGCACGGGGTCCTTACCTTATACGAGATTCTGGTCGATGTACCGTCCGAGTTGGTCGGGAGCCGTGCAAGATTTACCGTCGAAGGGGAAGAACATCTGAGACGCGTGCTGGAGAGTGGAAAAGGGGCCATTTTGTTTACTCCTCATGTCGGTAATTATTTTTATTATTACTGGTACTTCTCACAGCGTTATCCCTGCCTGACGGTCGTGACGGCGGGGAGTGATGAGTTGCGCCCCCTGTATCTCCGCATGCAGGCACTCGGATGCCAAGGATTGGATTATGACAATACCCCGCCGCTGACGCTTTTGCGCAGGTTGCGGCAACATCTGCGCGAAGGCGGTGTCATTCTGCTTTTGGGAGATTTTTGGCGACCGAATTTTCCGCACGCGCTGATGTTCGGCAGACAAACACGCAGTCCCAGGGGAGCGGCCCTGATGGCTTTGGAAGAGCGGGTACCGGTGATCCCCTTTTACGGATACCGTGAGCAGGGTTTCTGTCATCGCGTGGTGATCGAACCGCCCGTTCACCTGTACAAGTATTTCGATTCCGGTCAAACCTTGGAAGCGACCAACCGGTTGAACGGTTTTCTGGAAAGAGCGATTCGTGCCTGTCCTGAGCAATGGTTTTACTGGTTTGATGTTGATCGCCGCTTTGATTCGGCGGGTGATTGGGTTGTGGATGATGGAGGGAGTTCGGATGAAATCGACCCGGTTTCCGTTTCTCCGTAA
- a CDS encoding flavoprotein, translating to MDLDLLKSKNLLVGVSGSISVLGLPSYLSMFSYYFKAVKVVMTPSADRLIPRETVNLLCSGAYTDEKELFKEVSHVELARWADVFIVLPATANILGQAAHGLGNNLLTTVILAYPDPILYFPNMNERMWKKTTKRQDAGTRRGSGCCARTDHGVRDRFGRDGPQLHDSFQGCGNETSL from the coding sequence ATGGATCTGGATCTGTTGAAATCAAAAAATTTATTGGTAGGTGTCAGTGGCTCCATATCCGTTTTGGGGCTTCCTTCCTATCTGTCCATGTTTTCATATTATTTCAAAGCGGTGAAGGTGGTCATGACACCATCAGCAGATCGACTGATTCCGAGGGAAACAGTGAACCTGCTTTGTTCGGGGGCCTACACCGACGAAAAGGAACTGTTCAAGGAAGTCAGCCATGTGGAGTTGGCGAGATGGGCTGATGTCTTCATCGTGTTGCCTGCGACCGCCAACATTCTCGGACAGGCTGCCCATGGTTTGGGAAACAATTTGCTGACTACGGTCATTCTCGCCTATCCTGATCCCATTCTCTATTTTCCAAACATGAACGAGCGGATGTGGAAAAAAACAACGAAACGTCAGGATGCTGGAACAAGACGGGGATCAGGTTGTTGCGCCCGTACGGACCATGGCGTACGAGATCGCTTCGGGAGAGATGGGCCCCAACTACACGATTCCTTCCAAGGATGTGGTAATGAAACATCTTTATGA
- a CDS encoding cysteine desulfurase family protein, with protein sequence MKRIYLDHAATTPVRPEVRAGVLQYMDTEFGNPSSLHDWGQHAHDAVEHARGQLLRALGAESPREIVFTGGGTESNNLAIQGAAKKRRHKGRHIITTQIEHPSVLETCRSLKENGFEVTELPVDENGLVRVEDVERALRPDTILVSIMAANNEVGTIQPIAEIGRLLRNKDVLFHTDAVQFFGKVPFSVRDLHVDLLSVGGHKIGGPKGVGALYVRKGVRISPIVHGGGHERGMRPGTYNVPAIVGLGIAAELAAREVEETRERLTRLRDRLWQRIKTEIGEVRLNGHPEQRLPNNLNLSFHRIEGQAVMLELNRMGVAVSSGSACSAGKHAPSHVLMAMGRSQDEAHQSVRISLGSTTTEEEIDVFVDQLKEVIAYLRSLIR encoded by the coding sequence ATGAAACGGATCTATCTGGACCATGCGGCCACCACGCCCGTTCGGCCGGAAGTGCGCGCGGGCGTTCTCCAATACATGGACACGGAATTTGGCAACCCCAGCAGTTTGCACGATTGGGGACAACACGCCCATGATGCGGTCGAGCATGCACGGGGGCAACTCCTGCGTGCGCTGGGTGCCGAAAGTCCCCGGGAAATCGTGTTCACCGGCGGAGGAACAGAGTCCAACAACCTGGCCATCCAAGGCGCCGCAAAAAAGCGGCGGCACAAAGGGCGACACATCATCACGACACAGATCGAGCACCCGTCGGTGTTGGAAACATGCCGATCGCTGAAGGAGAACGGTTTTGAGGTAACGGAACTCCCCGTTGACGAAAACGGCCTTGTCCGCGTCGAAGATGTGGAGCGGGCCCTGCGACCCGACACCATCCTGGTCAGCATCATGGCCGCCAACAACGAAGTGGGAACCATCCAGCCGATCGCGGAAATCGGGCGATTGCTCCGTAACAAAGACGTGCTGTTTCACACCGATGCCGTCCAGTTTTTCGGCAAGGTCCCGTTTTCGGTGCGGGATCTCCATGTCGATCTGCTGAGCGTCGGCGGCCATAAAATCGGCGGTCCCAAAGGGGTCGGCGCGCTGTACGTGCGGAAAGGCGTCCGCATCTCCCCCATCGTTCACGGCGGCGGACACGAACGCGGTATGCGGCCCGGCACCTACAATGTTCCCGCCATCGTCGGTTTGGGGATCGCGGCCGAACTGGCCGCCCGCGAAGTGGAAGAGACCCGGGAGCGACTCACCCGGTTGCGTGACCGGCTCTGGCAACGGATCAAAACGGAAATCGGGGAAGTGCGGTTGAACGGTCATCCCGAACAACGTTTGCCCAATAACCTGAATCTCAGCTTCCATCGCATCGAGGGTCAGGCGGTGATGCTGGAACTCAACCGGATGGGCGTTGCCGTCTCCAGCGGTTCCGCCTGCAGTGCGGGGAAACATGCCCCCTCCCACGTGCTGATGGCAATGGGACGCAGCCAAGATGAGGCGCACCAGAGCGTGCGGATTTCACTCGGCAGTACAACGACCGAGGAAGAGATTGATGTGTTTGTCGATCAGTTGAAAGAAGTGATCGCGTATCTGCGGTCGTTGATCCGGTGA
- a CDS encoding GNAT family N-acetyltransferase, with protein sequence MAKTMETLTPLTVKLAENEKEREQAFRLRYRVFVEEMKNSLLRNPQRLECDHYDPYCDHLIVVEPESGEVIGTYRLLPGDRARRCGFYSETEFDLSAFQSAAPVTLELGRSCVAPEYRDGKTIQYLWAGIADYLKRHRFQYLIGCASLPSMGREELNRVYSWLHWKGMLTDEFGIRPLPDRRVEGLERIDITGQEKAIMRTIPPLIKGYGRLGAKLAAQPAYDPIFGTFDWLVVLETSSVIRRYQRHFLEGR encoded by the coding sequence ATGGCGAAAACGATGGAGACACTTACCCCGTTGACAGTGAAGTTGGCGGAAAATGAGAAGGAGCGGGAACAAGCCTTCCGGTTGCGTTACCGTGTGTTTGTAGAGGAAATGAAAAATTCGTTACTACGCAATCCCCAACGGTTGGAATGCGATCACTATGACCCGTATTGCGACCATCTGATCGTCGTGGAACCTGAAAGTGGGGAAGTGATCGGTACATATCGTTTGTTGCCGGGTGACCGGGCTCGTCGCTGCGGATTTTACTCCGAGACGGAATTTGACCTTTCCGCTTTTCAAAGCGCGGCACCGGTCACATTGGAGTTGGGGAGGAGTTGCGTGGCTCCGGAATATCGCGACGGGAAAACGATTCAATATTTGTGGGCCGGTATCGCGGATTATCTGAAACGACACCGGTTTCAGTACCTCATTGGTTGTGCCAGTTTGCCGTCGATGGGACGGGAAGAATTGAACCGGGTTTACAGTTGGTTGCATTGGAAGGGCATGTTGACCGACGAATTCGGGATTCGACCGCTTCCTGACCGACGGGTGGAAGGTTTGGAACGCATCGATATCACGGGCCAGGAGAAAGCGATCATGCGGACCATTCCTCCGCTGATCAAAGGGTATGGTCGACTGGGAGCCAAACTGGCGGCCCAACCCGCATACGACCCGATCTTTGGTACATTCGATTGGTTGGTGGTGCTGGAAACGTCGAGCGTGATCAGGCGGTATCAGCGTCACTTTTTGGAGGGGAGGTAA
- a CDS encoding metal-dependent hydrolase, translating into MDTGSHLLFGFTMAGLSYLDPAVSGDPTLAQAVMVGTVVGSNAPDFDSVVRLKGYSAYIRHHRGVTHSIPAWFVWPAVIGVPLAAGYHVWDHFWTLYGWIWLSVVFHVFLDLFNTYGVQIARPFVKKWFHLDILAIFEPFLFVVHLGGLWWWYQGADPRQVFGWVYAVTVGYIAVRTWHHRRVIDRVHRETGLAGVCHVLPTFHWFHWLFVVETEDGFYTGKVSGRSVRVEDFYPKERENPAIRASMKTDGVRAFLSFAQWVHVTCRELQDGYEVIWSDVRFWYDKKLPFGVNVRLDKDGNVVWHRLGWRKRLWDPPFV; encoded by the coding sequence ATGGATACGGGAAGCCATCTGCTGTTCGGATTTACCATGGCCGGGCTGTCGTATCTGGACCCGGCGGTATCCGGCGACCCGACCCTGGCCCAGGCGGTGATGGTGGGAACGGTGGTGGGTTCCAATGCGCCGGATTTTGACAGCGTGGTGCGGTTGAAGGGATATTCCGCCTACATTCGCCACCACCGGGGGGTAACGCATTCGATTCCCGCCTGGTTCGTTTGGCCGGCGGTGATCGGTGTTCCGTTGGCCGCCGGATATCATGTGTGGGATCATTTTTGGACGTTGTACGGCTGGATTTGGCTGTCCGTCGTCTTTCATGTGTTCCTGGACTTGTTTAATACCTACGGGGTGCAAATCGCCCGACCGTTCGTGAAAAAATGGTTCCACCTCGATATTTTGGCGATCTTTGAGCCGTTTTTGTTTGTGGTGCATCTGGGAGGGTTGTGGTGGTGGTACCAGGGAGCCGATCCGCGTCAGGTGTTCGGCTGGGTGTATGCCGTCACCGTCGGGTATATCGCCGTTCGCACGTGGCATCATCGGCGGGTGATCGACCGGGTGCACAGGGAAACTGGTTTGGCGGGAGTTTGCCACGTATTGCCCACGTTTCACTGGTTCCATTGGCTGTTTGTCGTAGAGACGGAGGATGGGTTTTATACGGGGAAAGTGTCGGGGCGTTCTGTTCGGGTGGAGGATTTCTATCCCAAGGAGCGGGAAAACCCGGCAATCCGCGCGAGCATGAAAACGGACGGCGTGCGGGCGTTTCTCAGTTTTGCCCAATGGGTGCACGTTACCTGTCGCGAGTTGCAAGACGGGTACGAAGTCATATGGAGCGATGTTCGCTTTTGGTACGACAAAAAGCTGCCGTTCGGCGTCAATGTCCGGCTGGACAAAGACGGCAACGTGGTGTGGCATCGGTTGGGTTGGCGCAAGCGGCTGTGGGACCCGCCGTTTGTGTGA